ACTTGGTCATTCATATACTCAGACCATGTGTGTGTTGGTATAAATGAGAAATTGATCTCTCATCTGCTGTTGTTGCTTAGTTTTAGATTTTATCAGATCGACCATACAATTATATTTAAACTGAAAGCAAGTGTTGACAGCACTTTTTATCAGAGTTGATTGTTGAGTAGAGACTGATAAGAGCCAGTTGGAAATGTGGGTTactgtgtcattgttttcaaGGGGTTCTGTTTCTACCCATCCGGATTGAAACAGCCAGCAACATTTTCAAACTCCATTTTATTATGCTCTGGCGGAGTAATCAAAGACATGAAGGAAGTGCTCCGCAGTGTTTCAGATGTGGAAATTATCAGTTACTGCAGCATTGCTGTGTTCCACATGCTCACTTTGATCTTTGCGCTAACCAGAACTAAGTGACTGAGGGGTTTTGTTTAGGAACGCGTTTCCACCCCCCTTGAGGACACTTTTTGACTAAGCTGCTTTCCTTTATTGCTCTGCTGAGCTGTGATAGAGAGAAGAAATGAAAGGGGCTGAGCACTGCTGTCACTGCTCGACCCACAATagctgtgtctgtgcatgtatTATGACATGATCCACCTGTAGACAGGTGACTTTGGCTGGGTGGGGCTGGGTCCACCACCGGATTCTGTTGAGCGCCACTGTTGTAAATCCTCCAGGATCTAAACAGACTGTTTACTGTTAGGCTGATAAGTTAACTGGCTTCTTCATTGTCTGCTTGATTTCACAATTACGCTACATACACACAAGATATAGGGGAAGAGAGTCCACTTTGTTTCAGTGATCGCAGCAGTCAACAGCTGACTGAACGTCTTGTTGACTGAACATGTAACAAATTACTTTGATGTGGGGGTTTTGAATCTGTATGTTAGGAGACTGATTTGAGAGCAGAGATGCAGAAGCTCaaataaacagattttagccactgaacaaaagaaTGCACGttaaatctacacctgcttaaggtGACGATATGTCAATAATATGTTTTCTCCTTTATCTCAATGTTAGACagctttttctgactgaaaacctCCTCTAGCCCCACTACCAAAAATATGCATTTCTAGCTTAATCTCACTGTAAGCCTATTCTGaactgaaccaaaaaaaaatatccagtgatgagctaatacagtatgtgtctaCAGATGAGCTCACAGTCTGAGAGCATTCCCCAGCTTTCTGCTGCAACCTTCACTGGCTGACCTTTTATTGTGCTCCGGAACACACGCAGCAAGAAAAATAGGAACCTGTTACTGTCAAATCATCCAGAAATCCGACTCGTGTCCATTCTGACAGTGTGGTTGCTAACCAACAAGCTGACTGTCATTTTTCACtatctgcatttgtgtttgttgttggtcAGCAGCATTAGGCTGATTGTGCCTTTTGGTTAGCagcaatatttatttaaagcaacatgcTGTCAGCCAGCATAACATCACAGAATAGAGAGAACagaggccgtgtgtgtgtgcaagagagaACACGGGGTAAATAAGTGGGGGCTGGGCTAGAAGAGAAAATGGGCTGAGTAAATATGTGAGAGGAGGAAGCGAGATGCTGCAGCAGCTATTAACTTGAAGCAGATACGTGATGCTACTGACTCAATCTCACAGAGTTGCACATTGGTCTGTCATTTGGAGTTGCTGGAGGCAGAATTGGAATATGAACTGCAGCAGAGGGCGGGCTGCACGGACTCTTGCCTAAACAGACACGCAGTAACTCGTGGTCAGAAATGAAATTggtgcacacaggaaatgaataCTCAAAATATCAATAATATTCTTTGAGGCTTCTCTAAATCGTTGGTCTCACTCTGTATTGTTTGTTGCAGCAGTGATGGTatattgtttgatttttgtgtgattACATCGTGTTTCAAGTTATTCTGATTGTACTATTTAAAAGCCTTGACTTTGAAATTCCGTATATAAAAATGCCAAATACCTCAGCGCACATATCCTCTGAATGGAAAAATCCTTGGGACTAGTGGTGACTCAATATCACTTTTTAGTGtttgataccaatatcacaacatGGACTTATTATACTCATTCCAACAGTCATTTCACACCTATTAatctatgaagctgttaacacatttgtgctgatgcatttaccacctagCCATTTGTAGCATATTCAAATAGATAATGTTCTCACTGTTACAAATCTTcctgaaaaaagaaatatacagcCCAAAACATAACTCAGccaaaatgctgttgctgatttttgtttacattttactgcCTCTTtccaatatctgatccagtgattttgaccagtatggACTGATACCGAAACTAGTTTCATATCGGATTTCTTACTTAGGATGTGAAGAaagttaatataatataacaaaatatacacgttagtttgtttttgtacttcaacaaaaacaatatacatGTGAGAAGCTTCTgcatttggattggattatACATAGATTATCTTGTTAATCGATAATGAAGTAATTCCTGTTCTGCAGCCATTGACCTGaggtctttctctgtctcttgcagaaagtttgctgctgctgtgtgaaaaGCCACagctttgtgtgtctctctgtatcCGAGACATCACCTTTGCTTGAGGAGTGTGTGCTTGTAGCACTGTTCTGCAGTGTCTGTGATGTCGTCAGAGCTGCTGGTTGATTTGAGCGATGACCCTGCCACGGCACAGCTAGGACAGCTGAAGCTCTCCACCATAGAAGACCAGCAGTGGCCTGCTGATGAGTCAACTCTCAGCAAGTCCGGTGAGAACTGCTTGGACACAAAAGTAACATGTCTGTACAGTTCCTGTTCAAGTTCCTGTTCGAAAAAATGTTATGTGTCTCCATATCTGGAGGCTCTAAATAGAGAAAATTCGGGCTTTTATACTGAACTGTTTTTATGTAcattggtgtgtatgtgtgtgtgtgctcagacACGGATATCTCCCAGCGCTTTGACAGCAGCTCTCCTCACCTGCCATGGGACCATCCATTTTATGACATCGCCAGGCATCAGATCATTGAAGTGGCAGGTCAGTCAACACAAACCTCTAAACAGGCAAGAATGCTCTTGCTGAAAACATAGCTGTGAGCAGGGACATGGAAAAACAAGTTCGAGCCGTAGCGGCTATTCTTTTGTTCTTTCTAAATTAACAGCATGCAAACCTTTGAGGTTTATGACTATGGCTAAATAAAAAGCACTCACAGAGACAAATGTTTTTGAACtatttacataaacacaaatattctcTTTGGTTTATTTCAAACTGAAATAACTCAAACTTTTtcagtaattgtgtgtgtgtgtgtgtgtgtgtgtgtgtgtgtcggtagGTGATGATAACTTTGGCAGGAAGGTGATAGTGTTCAACGCCTGCAGGATGCCCCCGCAGCACCAGCTTGACCATCACAAGTTGCTGATGTAAGCACTAATGTAACCTCAATGATCCGACTGAGCAGAAAATAATGTCAAACATGTCCGCTGGGATTTCATTGGTGTTCCACTTTTGTGTTAAGagttgtgaaaaacaaataattatatcaatgtaacagtaaaaacatcagcaaacaTTTTTTGGGcattattaacatttattagATTGTATAGTAGCAGCGTGAAGGGGAGGAGGGACTAGGGctgttgtttggtccacaaaatgtcacaacatgtTGAAAGGTGTTTCCCCAtactttttaacaaaataaacaatcatagaagtgaaaaagaaatgcagtCATAGTTGTTTCATTACCAGAAATCAAGAATGAGTGGAATGAGGGAGGTCATATGCAATGAAAGTGTGTTAGCTGGAAGAAAAGCTGGGATATTGTGGTTTCATAGACTGCTGACTCACCaggacacagtcacatgactcagtaTAGAGAAAGTCATTAAAGGGAACTGCTTTTTCAAAGTCTCACTACCACTAAAGGAAGAaaaatgctgtttgtttttatcctgctcttgaaaatgtgaattttctttttGCGAACCTGGAACAGAATATGGAAGTCTGTGTGTctatacatattttttattttatttttattttctgcaggTATCTTAAAGGAACACTGGATCAGTATGTGGAAAGTGACTACACTCTGATCTATTTCCATCATGGGCTGACCAGTGAAAACAAACCGTCTCTCAGCTGGCTTCGAGATGCATACAGAGAGTTTGACAGAAAGTAAGCTCAAGTACATCACTGACATTGCACTTATGGGCTTTTCCACCAATAGGAACCAGATGCTAGTGATGGTTCATTAGCTGATTCCCcttgtgaatattttatgaacCAGTTTTTCACTGTTGTTGATGGAAAGAAAATGGTGcacacattatttaaatgtaacacgAGAGCAAGGCTGCTCACTGAGGGatatcttaactgtaaatatccCAAGAGCTTTACAGATAGTGCACCAACACAAGTGGTTTAGTTATTACTACAAGCAACATCTGCTGCTTGTGTTTTCAGGTATAAGAAGAACATCAAGGCTTTGTACATCGTCCATCCCACCATGTTCATCAAGACTCTGCTGATCCTCTTCAAACCAATCATCAGGTTGGTTTTTAGTGAGAATGCTAAGTAAACATCTGTACTTTtctgttcattattattattataatagtggATTTTGGTAGATTTCATCCAATCAGACcttgaaaatattttttaagtaCAACTTTGtctttatacatatttttagatttagcatttatcTTTTTTCTGCTAATCAAATGGGAACACAGCATTTCACATGCCTTTGATCTGTCATGGCAGTGAGGTGTGGTCGTTAAAATGACCATAGACGATTTACATAGCTTAAtatggctgattgtactcaattccattgtaagtcgctttggataaaagcgtttaataaatgacatgtaatgtaatattcttccttctttcttcctcttctggtTTAAGGGCAACTTGCATCCATTATGGTGcattactgccatcttctggagGTAGAAAACTCCTACACTACCCAGTCCATcatattctttctctctcctcatttcctgtcctcctctgtcctgcaGCTAAATATTTGCGAAAGAGGAAGAATAAGGAGTGCGATAAACTTGATGGATTATAATAGATGCTACTTTGATCATCAAAGCAGGCATTAATGTGTTTCTCTTCATTGTGGTAAATGAAGCATGCAACTCCAAATTCTATGACTAATCCTGACGTTTGACACATCATTCAATCGTAGCTTGTTGAAAGGAGTACATTTCCTAGATGGCTGATAATTTGATGCAGTtttctttgctctctctctctgtctgtatgtAGTTTTAAGTTTGGCAGGAAGATCAACTATGTGAGCTACCTGAGTGagctggaggatgtggtgaAGTGTGAGCAGCTGCTCATTCCTGCTCGTGTAAAAGAGTGAGCGCAAGTGTTCCAAAAAATGCTCTTTGAAATTTAATATTCCTAAAAACCTAAAGCCACTAATAACCTAACACGCTCTCTGTGACAGATATGACAACAAACTGAGAGCGTCTCTGAAACCGGCCGCCCAGCCTCCCATGTCTCCTCCTCGCAGCCCTCCGCTTCCCAACCAGGTGTTTGGGGTTCCTCTTGCTTTGTGAGTAACTGAAACCGTCTGTCAGGTTCTACTGTGACTGATTTTCACTCAACAGGGCACAAGGTGTCAGGGTCTCTGAAGGTCTTTAAGAAGTCTTCATGCATCCAGAAATAactattaaatgtattattaaatccATCTTTTATGTGACCTTTCAATGCTAATTTCCTTTGATGTACATTTATTCTTAAAATAATTGACTATTCACCATTGGGCAATGTATATCAAGAAGAGACTTAAGTGACATTAACAAAGCTCTGACAAGTCTTCAATTGAACTTTGCCTCAAGCTGTAGGAAGCCTGGGTGTGGAATTTGATAACATTAACATGATAACATTATCACCAGGTTAAGTTTGTTGCGCTAActgctgcacgtgtgtgtgtgtgtgtgtgtgtgtgtgtgtgtgtgtgtgtgtgtgtgtgtgtgtgtgtgtgtgtgtgtgtgtgtgtgtgtgtgtgtgtgtgtgtgtgtgtgtgtgtgtgtgtgtgtgtgtgtgtgtgtgtgtgtcaggctcgGAGAGAGGAGTCCAGATGGAGATGCTGTTCCTGTGGTCATGAGAGACACCATCGGTTTCCTTACAGATCAAGGTAACACAAAGCACCAGTGAACTTTTACTATGTGACATGTTTGGAGTTaccctcactctgtgtgtgtgtgtttttgtgttgttgacagGTTTGGAGATTGAGGGGATCTTCAGAAGGTCTGCTAACGTTACTTTGGTGAAAGAGGTCCAGCTTAAATACAACTCAGGTATGATGGGCTGGTCtgaagtgtttttgtctgttagTGATGGTAGACTAAGATGGCGTCTTGTGGGTTGACATCATTTCCTAATTCCGcgtttgtttccttgtttgtttgtttttaggcgCAGTCGTGAATTTCAGAGAGATTGAAGACGTCCACTTGGCTGCTGTGATCCTGAAAACATTCCTGAGGGAGCTGCCGGAGCCTCTGCTGACCTACCAGCTCTACAACGACATCGTCAACTTCAATTGTACGTTCAATCGAgactctttcattcattcagggTCACATTTTGCCATAGTGAAAACCTTTCACATTTTTGTGAACAAATTGAATTAAGCTTGAAACTTTTTAGCATTTGAACTTGGACTCTGAACATTACTGCACTAAATTAACTTAATAAACACATAATACCTGAgaatttttgccacattttagTTAAATTATGTATGATTTTATgtgcatttacacatttaaaatgtgtatttgtatgaaaAGGTAGAGTAAACCAGTAGCAGAAGTTTCTATTCTGAAATGAAGGTATTTGGTAAAAGTAGAAGTCTTTATTTTGCTACATCTTTTATGTCCTGTCTTCAGGTTTAAATCTTGGTGTGCAGCGTTCCTCTTGCATGCGTCATCAGTAACTTAACATATCTGTTTTGTTAATGTAAGGAGTGGAAATTACAGATATTTGTGTTCAAATGTGAGGATTAAAAGTAAGAATGAACATAACAAGTTAAGATCTACGAAAGACAATGACAGCCACATGCATCTTCCCGATTTTTCAGCTGTATCCAGTGACGACCAGGTGACGGCGATGAAGATGCTGGTGGAGTCACTGCCAGAGGAGAACTACACATCACTGCGATACCTCGTCACATTCCTCGCACAGGTACAGCTCATACACTGCAAAGCCAGTCAGGCCGGTTTATCAGTCGGTCTAGTATATATAGttcagtgtatatatatgtgtgtgtttgttcaggtgTCAGCCAACAGTGAGGTAAATAAGATGACCAACAGTAACCTGGCTGTGGTGTTCGGTCCTAACCTGCTGTGGGGGCGGGACAACGCTATGTCACTGAGCGCCATCGGTCCAATCAACAACTTCACCAGAACCCTGCTGGACCAGCAGCATCTCGTCTTCACCTAAACCCATCAGTAACAACACACCACTGTGGCCCTCTTCCTCACATTCAGCAATCAGTCTCCAGTTCATCCCAGCAACGGACCAATCGGGAGCTTCATCAGGGTACTTTCTCCACCAACAGCACTTAGACAAGCCAACTTCAGCTCTTCTTCGACTATAATACCATAAAACAATACTTACaattaatacttaatacttacAAATCTTCTTCACACATATCGCACTTAATTTTGATACATCTTTATATAGTGGCCAATTCgcaatttttattttgtcccAGAACGAGTAGCTGTGGATGAAAAAGTTAAATCACAAATCAAAACCTAATAATTAGATGACCTGCCACAGTATTTAACACCACCTGATGGAGGCAGATCATAGACCACCTAGGAAATCAACGTAGACCTCTGGTTGGAAAAGTGAGGCCTGCATAGtaggatggaagtagcagttagccaccagagGACTTCTCATGCAAGTTAttacatcagtaaacatttgtgaggagttaatggcctaatactagtttcagctcttcttcaatcgAAGACGATGTCAGttttgtgaattatgttcccatttagaggaaaataggcCATATGAGTAGACAACTGGTATCATCCAGTGAGGAGCGTGGTTGCGGGTGACGCCTCTGAACTTCCAGTATTAAAATTGCCATGTCTCCAGTCACTCTGCAAATCTTAAGGCTCTAAAACCGTAGTCCGGCCATAAACTATTACGTCCATTTCTTGCATACGGTCTATGAGGTGGAGTCAAAGACTCAATTCTTACGTGTTTCCTTTTTTGTAGCTGTAGCTCGTATTTGAGGTAGGTCAACAGAGCTGAATAATGTAGCAGTAGTACCATCGTGAAGACACTTCAATTCAGTGATTTCCTCCTGCTTGTAGATGTTGAAAAAAAAGCTATTGactgacagagaaaacaaatctgAATGTGGCTCCTCTGTGATTTTATAACTGCGCTTCTTCCAAGTCTCACGATATTAAAGCAGCTGAGAGCAGGATGTTTTGACATTTACGGTCGTTCCAAAACATTAGATCCTCTTGAACATTTCTTTTAATGGAGCTTATTGCGCTCTCATGTCAGTGGAAATGGCTCATGAAGATTCACCCAAATGCAAACAATAGATAATTGATTTTTGAAATTGAATGCACATTTTACATGATGCATTTGTGATTCTTCCACCAGttctaaatgtgtgtttgtacctaGTGTGTGTCTCAGGCGCATTACGTTTTATTTCTATAAGGAGATTAGTAGTAACGTTGATgtctgtgtatatacagtatgtatgtgttgTGCTGTTTCTTGTGTagcggcaaaaaaaaaaaaaaaaggaaaatggccTCCAGTTTTCACAGAAAGACGCAGAGACCAGAGTGCTGCTAAACCCTAATGTAAAGATAAAGAAACAGTCCAGTTATTTAAGCCGTCTAGGTTTATGATCCCAAAAAtaatgagagcgagagagttgAAGACGATTTGCGTTTGTGTCTCCATGAAAGTCTCAGGTGAACTTGGTACTAAACGTCGTGGACAATCTGAAATGCTGTAATAAAGTCAGGTGGCGGAACTGAAGCTGTGTGGCTTCTACCAGCAGATGTTAGAACCCAAACACAGCTGTgcatgtacatgtactgtactataTCCTGATAGTTTATGTACAAATCTCCTCCTTTACCGTATTCAATATGAATAATCGTTCACTTTTCTGTCACCACATAATAACTAACTTGACTCATATCATTCGCATACCTGTTTTTCATATTACGAAAACAGCTTGTACAACTCCAGATAATGAAATCTAATATTCAgtagcacaaaaacagaacatatgACCTTGATTTACCTCAGTGGCAGAAAGACTTTAATTTGAATCTCCTTTGTTGCTCATAAATGCAAAAAAGCTTCAGAATATGTTTGGGGCTTTATTAGAACCATTCTGACTCTATTGTGAAAATATCCAGACCATATTTTCTGTCACTGCTTAGTATTTATCCCCAGTGTTCCAAACTCCTCGTACTCTGAGCTGCAGACTGGTCATTCAGTTTTCAAAGCCTTAATTTTCAGATCTTATTATCTCCCATCTGTCTCCACAGTCAGCATATCCAAAGCACTACATTCAGCATCTTCACTTCAACTAAGATCCTACGTTAAAAGCTCAGAGTAACATTGACCTTTGTATGTTTAATGCTGTACATAAATCTGGCTTTTTAGTCACAGGGACATAAAAAAgccattttcctttttcttcctctcgtCATTCAGTATATGTAAAAACTCCCATGAGGCcaaatgtttttgaaacacttgtgttttattttgtctacGGAGAAAAATACGAGTAAACAATAGTGTTGTGATGTTGATATGATTCGTCTGATGTGACTGAAAAGCACCAACGGTTCCGAGATAGTTTGACTGAAGcttacaaaaaggaaaaaaagaaaagctgaatCTTAAATTTATACCTGTTGTAATTTCCAGTCATATCAATGCCATGGTAACTGACATGCTATCAGTGtatatagatgtgtgtgtgtgtgtatacgcgcgtgtgtgtgtaattgatCTTGACCCATCAAGTTTGAATAAAcaaattgtgttgtatttaaagtAAATAAGATAAAAACTAGGGCTCTGTCAtataacgtgtgtgtgcgtgcgtgtgtgtgtgtgcatgcgtgtgcatgCTCGTGCCTTATTTGTTTCCCTCAAGTGATCATGTGATTAACCATAAAAGTGCCAGTGTGCCCGTTCTGCCATAGATTAAACGAAGAGGTGCGTTCAACAGagctcctgtgtttgtgtttgttacaAGAACAACAGTGTGCGACTGAAGGAGGAGACAGTCTGAGCTTCGTGTTGAACACAAATTAGCTGTAATGGCCAATCACAGACTTAAagaaagcattaaaaacaaGAATTTATTTAATTCTGAAGAGGATTAAAGCAAAACTCATGCATCCatctttattgtatttttgaatattCACTCTAATCctcttaatcattttttaatcaGAAACATTTGTTCAGAACCTAAGccaataatatatattattctccactgtatttacattatttatcatCATTCTGCAACTAGACGTGTTTTGAAAATGACCTTTCATTCTCTACACGTGTAACGTCTCATTCTCTGCTTCTACCTTCATTTTTCTCAGTAAATGCAACGTACAGTTTCTTGTGCAACACCCCCCACCCTCCATCCCAAAAGTCTGCTGATCCATTATAGCCTCATCTAATCTATGGACCTTTGTACTGtaactgttgtcatggtgacagtGAACAATATTTCTCAGTGTGAGAAAAGATTTGTTTTCCAGGCTGATTTAATGATATGTAGTGATCTTATTTTCTTaacttttgaaatgttttcatcCTTTACTTTTGATATGTTGTGGATCTTAAGTCTTATATATGTACGATACATATTGGtaataaatatactgtaacatCAGTGTGTGCAAATGATAAAGACGTTGTAAATGAATGGTTGGTTGTGCTTAATTTTgcagtacacaaacacacaattaaacAGCCAtaatgttaaagggatagttgaggGTTTTTGAAGAGTAGGTGTAACAAGCTGACTGCACTTATGCTGTCACTGAAaccatggctgccagtgggaaCACGAGGAATACAAGAATTTAGCTATCTAATacaaataatactaataaaatactctgcttaaaaatgatgactTTTGTTTTACCTCGCCATTAGACAGTTTCCAAGTGGAAACTGAATTAGGAAACCGTTCTTgccgcaccaaagcccatggagAATTTCaccgtttttagctcacagggacgcAGGAGCTGCTCTTTTTCTGCTAATTTTGTGTCACTTGTATAAATTTGAATAAAAGATTTCAAATGTCGAAGTCccagaataacacatttgaatttactgatggaggcagcagtagattaACAACTCATCTGTGACGTGGTGTAAAAACTaatggttttctctatggacgttggtgtgggagataaatatatattatatttttaagtgttttaaaaagtgGCACAAGCTCTAGTTTCCACTCGGAAAACGGTGTCATACAGCGAGATAAATGATATCGTGATATATTCCAGGATATAGTAAAATTGAGCCGTTGTAGCCTAGCAGCCGTCAACCAGATGACATTTGAACTATGACCCTTCTGTGTTTTGATCCAATTGCACCCCCTAGTGGCACGATTGAGAATGCGCGATTTACGTTCATGTAATTtcgtatttatttgtttgtttttttgtttattgacaAACATGAGTAGAACAGTGCTAGCAGGCTGCTTGTGTACGGGCAGAGTGTCATTTtgcacggcagccattttgccacattttaaaaggaaaagcAGGCACAGGTGTCACTGATCCCATTAACGAAGGCTCCGTTCACTTCATGTCGGTTATGACAGTGTGACGGTGACACATCTTGCACACGGAAACCGAGGAAGCTAATTGGAACTCggccatcattcatttgattgcTTACACCTGTGAtgtccccccccacacacaatgTTACCTGACCAAATGGCTGCTGtacaaaatgtgcaattatCATCATTCTTCATGTTTGGGTAAGAACTTAACTGCATTTACTCACACATACACCGTCTAATAGGGTTCTGAAATCTCAATTTATTAACAATTTAGTTGTTTTGGGGTTAACAGAAATATGTTTTGATTGGGGGTATTTAATGACTGGGGTTTCCATATAAAAAGGTCTATAATAAGGCTTTATTTTCTCTTGATTTGTGGGCTTTTGTGAGAGGGTTTGAACAGTGAttgatgtttattgtttgtgtttatccaGCAatagtgtctgttttggtgaTATTACTTTTGAGGTCAAATCAGTTTTTCAAGGGTTTCCTTTCAATTAAGTGTAGTTAGAGCGCAGAGGTGAAGTCTCTCACTGCTGTATTTATATGCATGCAGCAGTATTTTTTCATACAACTTGTAAATTCTGTCTATATTTCATTCAGTGTTTGtattaagtgtttttatatAAGAGTGGGTAGAGAGGCTGGGAAAACCAGAGGCTGTAATGTCTCACTTAAAACAGAGGGGGGCGCTGATACTTGGGGAACAAAGCATCTATAATGAATGTGAAAATATTGGATTACTGTATTCTCATGACTGtgtatgtttacattatttcaCAGCCATAATTGCCTTGTTTTACACTTCCTAAACCAAAACACTGAGAACTGAGCAAATTCACATGCTGCTCAAGGTAAATTTGAGCATAACAAATGTAACTATTGTTCATTTACCAGCTGTatccacaaataaaacacagtagaTATGATACATGACACCAATACAAATGATGCACACTCACTTTTCAATggtaaaatgtttatttaatggtAACTTAATAATGTTGATTGATTTCTTTTCATATAAATCAAG
This genomic interval from Solea solea chromosome 2, fSolSol10.1, whole genome shotgun sequence contains the following:
- the arhgap1 gene encoding rho GTPase-activating protein 1, whose product is MSSELLVDLSDDPATAQLGQLKLSTIEDQQWPADESTLSKSDTDISQRFDSSSPHLPWDHPFYDIARHQIIEVAGDDNFGRKVIVFNACRMPPQHQLDHHKLLMYLKGTLDQYVESDYTLIYFHHGLTSENKPSLSWLRDAYREFDRKYKKNIKALYIVHPTMFIKTLLILFKPIISFKFGRKINYVSYLSELEDVVKCEQLLIPARVKEYDNKLRASLKPAAQPPMSPPRSPPLPNQVFGVPLALLGERSPDGDAVPVVMRDTIGFLTDQGLEIEGIFRRSANVTLVKEVQLKYNSGAVVNFREIEDVHLAAVILKTFLRELPEPLLTYQLYNDIVNFNSVSSDDQVTAMKMLVESLPEENYTSLRYLVTFLAQVSANSEVNKMTNSNLAVVFGPNLLWGRDNAMSLSAIGPINNFTRTLLDQQHLVFT